One genomic region from Daphnia magna isolate NIES linkage group LG10, ASM2063170v1.1, whole genome shotgun sequence encodes:
- the LOC123476893 gene encoding uncharacterized protein LOC123476893, whose product MERDRIAAASAKAKIYYDAHAHALAPLKIGTEVRIQDEKTKLWEKVGVIVAIGKFRSYRVKFASGSVLWRNRRFLRPIRAAVAPDPEGSPNTPPRDEEANGTAPHPATNRSSSDSPPRRSHRERRAPNRLDL is encoded by the coding sequence ATGGAGCGTGATCGCATCGCCGCCGCTTCAGCCAAAGCGAAAATCTACTACGACGCACACGCTCATGCTTTGGCACCGCTCAAAATCGGAACTGAAGTCCGCATTCAAGATGAGAAAACCAAGTTATGGGAAAAAGTCGGCGTCATCGTAGCCATCGGGAAATTCCGCTCCTATCGCGTAAAATTTGCAAGCGGGAGCGTCCTGTGGCGAAACCGGCGCTTCCTACGTCCGATCCGAGCCGCAGTTGCCCCAGATCCTGAAGGAAGCCCGAACACGCCACCTCGCGATGAGGAAGCAAACGGAACCGCTCCACATCCAGCAACCAATCGCTCATCATCTGATTCCCCCCCGCGACGTAGCCATCGTGAACGCCGAGCCCCCAATCGCCTCGATCTATAA